Proteins from a genomic interval of Clostridium scatologenes:
- a CDS encoding vWA domain-containing protein: MVEKRINITMIIMSLIGGVIGFILGEILLNSLRYTMSSVILMGLYFGILALCIGTMCLIGEMISPRLNGQGWKNNYLKTSFKLLIPCTLIGLFVFGAMFQFLYEISTQKFKKVDDIVFAIDTSGSMKNTDPNNERFSAALNLIDNMDKDNRFSMYKFDDTAERIIPMSQVTKQSREEVSNKLKGMQNPKGNTNMRDALEKSYGEIKSSETKNKNAMVIMLSDGGDTYDLSKKFDETLKPFKEKNISIYTIGMSNGNNFSMLKEIAKESGGNYYNVKEIKDLKNVFNKIYRDRQQRLLVDKRYGIYEASSLYKFLRVMFITFLGALIALSVSLVFDNKNLLKGFLVGGILSGLAAGIIMEAGFLYIPWMGILHRCIADIVIAVIFTIIPVKVDVKDYSKKSSYMDKIKNFNVYEGDSSNNMFQ, encoded by the coding sequence TTGGTAGAGAAAAGAATAAATATAACTATGATTATAATGAGTTTAATTGGAGGGGTAATTGGTTTTATACTGGGAGAAATACTTTTAAATTCTCTAAGATATACTATGTCTTCAGTTATTCTTATGGGATTATATTTTGGAATACTAGCACTTTGTATAGGAACTATGTGCCTTATAGGAGAGATGATAAGTCCTAGATTAAATGGGCAAGGGTGGAAAAACAATTATTTAAAAACTTCTTTTAAATTGTTAATTCCATGTACTTTAATTGGATTATTTGTATTTGGAGCTATGTTTCAATTTTTATATGAAATAAGCACTCAAAAGTTTAAAAAGGTGGATGATATAGTATTTGCTATAGATACATCTGGAAGTATGAAGAATACAGATCCTAATAATGAAAGATTTTCAGCAGCATTAAATCTTATAGATAATATGGACAAAGATAATAGATTTTCTATGTATAAATTTGACGATACTGCAGAAAGAATAATTCCTATGAGTCAGGTTACAAAACAAAGTAGAGAAGAAGTTTCGAACAAGTTAAAAGGTATGCAAAATCCTAAAGGAAATACTAACATGAGAGATGCTTTAGAAAAATCTTATGGTGAAATAAAATCTTCAGAAACTAAAAATAAAAATGCCATGGTTATAATGTTATCAGATGGTGGAGATACATATGATTTAAGTAAGAAGTTTGATGAGACTCTAAAACCTTTTAAGGAAAAGAATATATCTATTTATACTATTGGAATGTCTAATGGCAATAATTTTTCTATGCTTAAGGAAATAGCTAAGGAAAGTGGTGGAAACTACTATAACGTAAAGGAAATAAAAGATTTAAAAAATGTATTTAATAAAATATATAGGGATAGACAGCAAAGGCTTCTTGTAGATAAGAGATACGGAATTTATGAAGCTTCTTCATTGTATAAATTCCTTAGAGTAATGTTTATTACTTTCTTAGGAGCATTAATAGCTTTAAGTGTGAGCTTGGTATTTGATAACAAAAATTTGCTTAAGGGATTTTTAGTAGGTGGAATTTTATCAGGACTTGCAGCAGGAATTATTATGGAAGCAGGATTTTTATATATACCATGGATGGGAATACTGCATAGGTGTATAGCAGACATTGTTATTGCTGTGATTTTTACCATTATACCTGTAAAAGTAGATGTAAAAGACTATTCTAAGAAATCCTCTTATATGGATAAAATAAAGAACTTTAATGTTTATGAAGGTGACAGTTCAAACAATATGTTTCAGTAA
- a CDS encoding TRAFAC clade GTPase domain-containing protein, producing the protein MGLFQIFHGKNKKKNEYKKATYEKGPFMIKCPFCFKKFKTDQVVFRASHAEEGDPEYEKTVDELLNEYNRKTGKSPLPEINSVIKTQDIPEKSKTKVDGVLIEIKDKYDISTNERLCPYCHNELPITAGRGPSKVISVVGASQVGKSVYMTALLYVLEKYTCERIDASLIAGSSEYNDEIRENQEKIFDNNIMLDPTPKQHVEPLIANMKFKNDKIPPLTLIFYDVPGEGMTDKGYIEKHGDHIKNSDGIIFLVDPLQMRALRKKISLMNKEVKGDFTEKYQEPKDIIVYFFENFISKQSHEKTSIPTAVVVTKSDMLKNLRDEEYISENSNIFRNYNHEKFFNLNEFENINGEVMKFLEKADAPFKGAMDACFKTTGYFAVSSLGCNPQNLKIDENVGIEHIRVDEPFLWLLYEMNYLDGRRD; encoded by the coding sequence ATGGGTCTTTTTCAAATTTTTCATGGAAAGAATAAAAAGAAAAATGAATATAAAAAAGCTACTTATGAAAAGGGACCTTTTATGATAAAATGCCCCTTCTGTTTTAAGAAATTTAAAACTGATCAGGTAGTTTTTAGGGCTTCTCATGCAGAAGAAGGAGACCCTGAATATGAAAAGACAGTAGATGAATTATTAAATGAATATAATAGAAAAACTGGGAAATCACCTTTACCGGAAATAAATTCAGTAATTAAAACTCAGGATATTCCAGAAAAAAGTAAAACAAAAGTGGATGGAGTTCTTATAGAGATTAAAGATAAATATGATATAAGTACCAATGAAAGGCTTTGTCCTTATTGTCATAATGAGCTTCCTATAACTGCTGGTAGAGGGCCTTCAAAAGTTATTTCAGTAGTTGGAGCTTCTCAGGTAGGTAAATCTGTTTATATGACTGCACTATTATATGTGCTCGAAAAATATACTTGCGAGAGAATAGATGCATCGCTTATTGCAGGAAGTTCTGAATACAATGATGAAATAAGAGAAAATCAAGAAAAAATCTTTGATAACAATATAATGCTGGATCCAACACCTAAACAGCATGTAGAACCATTAATAGCAAATATGAAATTTAAAAATGATAAGATTCCTCCTCTTACTCTAATTTTTTACGATGTACCAGGAGAAGGAATGACGGATAAAGGTTATATAGAAAAGCATGGAGATCATATAAAAAATTCGGATGGAATAATATTTCTTGTGGACCCACTTCAAATGAGAGCTTTAAGGAAAAAAATAAGTCTTATGAATAAAGAAGTTAAAGGAGATTTCACGGAAAAATATCAAGAACCTAAAGACATAATTGTGTACTTCTTTGAAAACTTTATATCAAAGCAATCTCACGAAAAGACAAGTATACCTACAGCAGTTGTGGTAACTAAAAGTGATATGCTTAAAAATTTAAGAGATGAAGAATACATAAGTGAAAATAGTAATATTTTTAGAAACTATAATCATGAAAAGTTTTTTAATTTAAATGAGTTTGAAAATATAAATGGGGAAGTTATGAAATTTTTAGAAAAAGCTGATGCTCCTTTTAAAGGTGCTATGGATGCTTGCTTTAAAACTACAGGATATTTTGCAGTATCTTCTTTAGGGTGTAATCCTCAAAATTTAAAAATAGATGAAAATGTTGGTATAGAGCATATAAGGGTAGATGAACCTTTTTTATGGCTGCTTTATGAGATGAATTATTTAGATGGGAGAAGGGATTAA
- a CDS encoding YARHG domain-containing protein yields the protein MSKCRKCGYELSNKDKFCPSCGAKHKIEEDNINREMEDNIIKDTVRNENNLDENTIVEKGEYVEFIEHKEKRDYDDNTINIESNTNEFDRMENESESRIDNLKSRGIKLKALAAAIVLVFFVGFGITYMHLNKGKNNNSSDSNKQTTYNNEKTSTKQNTEKDSKTQEEKDENSNEYILSYSNKRPINKNDLKGLSKKQLQLARNEIFARHGYVFGEPFKSYFKSKSWYKEDKNFTGEGKQLSALERHNIKVIIIQEGGKVAPGYDSDYKESDYTN from the coding sequence ATGAGTAAATGCAGAAAATGTGGATATGAACTAAGTAATAAGGATAAATTTTGCCCATCTTGTGGTGCAAAGCATAAAATAGAAGAAGATAATATAAATAGAGAGATGGAAGATAATATAATAAAAGATACTGTAAGAAATGAAAATAATTTAGATGAAAATACTATAGTAGAAAAAGGTGAGTATGTAGAATTCATAGAACATAAAGAAAAAAGAGATTATGACGATAATACTATAAATATAGAATCTAATACTAATGAATTTGATAGAATGGAGAATGAATCAGAATCTAGAATTGACAATTTAAAATCTAGAGGTATAAAGTTAAAAGCGTTGGCAGCAGCAATAGTACTTGTATTTTTTGTAGGTTTCGGTATTACTTATATGCATTTAAATAAAGGAAAGAATAATAATTCTAGTGATTCAAATAAGCAAACTACATATAATAATGAAAAAACATCAACAAAGCAGAATACAGAAAAAGATAGTAAAACACAAGAAGAAAAAGATGAGAATTCAAACGAATATATACTTTCATATAGTAATAAAAGACCTATAAATAAAAATGATTTAAAGGGATTAAGTAAGAAACAACTTCAGTTAGCTAGAAATGAAATATTTGCTAGACATGGATACGTGTTTGGAGAACCCTTTAAGAGTTATTTTAAATCAAAATCTTGGTACAAAGAAGATAAAAATTTTACTGGTGAAGGAAAGCAGCTTTCAGCATTAGAAAGACACAATATTAAAGTTATAATAATCCAAGAGGGTGGTAAAGTAGCACCTGGATATGATTCTGATTATAAGGAGAGTGATTACACCAATTGA
- a CDS encoding chemotaxis protein produces MNTNILLESGTGEVEILEFVVNNKHYAINVIKVKEVLEVDNLTKLPQSHPAIGGLILCRDEIITLINLKYILEKQSEIDEKSKVIISEFNKVKVGFNIDDILGVHRIRWEQIMKPDDISANSLVIGNIVLDNKIILLLDFEKIVTDINPSTGISEDKIVKVDYKDRSNVKIVLADDSALIRKLLKDTLTKAGFKNLLMFDDGKQALDYLANLVEEKKDKFIDDVQMLITDIEMPQMDGHTLTRKIKEHPILKKLPVVIFSSLITGDLKHKGISVGADAQLSKPEVGELVNVIDDFTERIKANK; encoded by the coding sequence ATGAACACAAATATATTATTAGAAAGTGGTACTGGAGAAGTTGAAATACTGGAATTTGTAGTAAATAATAAACATTATGCAATCAATGTTATAAAAGTTAAAGAAGTATTAGAAGTAGATAATTTAACTAAATTACCACAATCGCATCCTGCAATAGGTGGGCTTATATTATGTAGAGATGAAATAATAACATTAATAAATTTAAAATACATATTGGAAAAACAAAGTGAAATAGATGAAAAATCTAAGGTTATAATATCTGAATTTAATAAAGTTAAAGTAGGTTTTAACATAGATGATATTTTAGGAGTTCATCGTATTAGATGGGAACAAATAATGAAACCAGATGATATATCTGCAAATTCATTAGTAATAGGAAATATTGTGTTAGATAACAAGATAATATTGCTGCTTGATTTTGAAAAGATAGTTACAGACATTAATCCAAGTACAGGTATAAGTGAAGATAAAATTGTGAAAGTAGATTATAAAGATAGATCAAATGTTAAAATAGTGCTAGCAGATGATTCAGCTTTAATAAGAAAACTATTGAAGGATACGCTTACAAAGGCCGGATTTAAGAATTTATTAATGTTTGATGATGGTAAACAAGCTTTAGACTATTTAGCAAATTTAGTAGAGGAAAAGAAAGATAAATTTATAGATGATGTTCAAATGTTAATTACAGATATTGAAATGCCTCAGATGGATGGACATACCCTTACAAGAAAAATTAAAGAACATCCTATTTTGAAAAAATTGCCAGTTGTAATATTCTCATCATTAATAACAGGTGATTTAAAGCATAAAGGAATTTCCGTAGGTGCTGATGCTCAGTTAAGTAAACCAGAAGTAGGAGAGTTAGTAAATGTCATAGATGATTTTACAGAGCGTATAAAAGCAAATAAGTAA
- a CDS encoding MutS-related protein, with protein sequence MATIVGYILVVLVIGTIITLGSNFKENREIRYRIEDEWGKDVERKYSEDDFKTVSEYFNNKKEDEKDRFFIDEITWNDLNMDSIFKKINSTESSPGEQYLYNMLREPSYDEKELKLRDRLIKFFQSNENERKNIQYLLAKLGKKRNCFISDYFYDKDKKRNSSLLYYRILAAVPIISLVITFINVHVGFAIMLAAVAINMFIYYSEEKKIKYKLEAFKYIVKIVKYAQLISKEEIEELKDYNEKLNEALKSMKSIRKASFNSSNNATDMGLVMEYISIMFLTDLINYEKVSNKLVERSREFKIIFEVIGIIDSCISIAAYRERIGEYVTPELIKCGKKTEHINIFKDISHPLIENTVVNSIEMSDSILITGSNASGKSTFLKTLAINIIFAQTIYTCLAKEFKCCYFRIYTSMALKDNIFNNESYYIAETKSLKRIIDSLNEDIPTICFVDEILRGTNTVERISASSQVLKYLTLNNCVCVAATHDVELTHILERYFSNYHFQENIADNEITFDYKIHEGRSTTQNAIKLLGILGYTDDIVEKAQQKANVFLKDGVWEAE encoded by the coding sequence ATGGCAACAATTGTAGGATATATCTTAGTAGTTTTGGTTATAGGAACTATAATTACATTAGGATCAAATTTCAAAGAGAATAGGGAAATTAGATATAGAATAGAAGATGAATGGGGAAAGGATGTAGAAAGAAAATATAGTGAAGATGACTTTAAAACTGTTTCTGAATATTTTAATAATAAAAAAGAGGATGAAAAAGATAGGTTTTTTATAGATGAAATTACATGGAATGATTTGAATATGGACAGCATATTTAAAAAAATAAATTCTACCGAAAGTAGTCCTGGGGAACAGTACTTATATAATATGTTGAGAGAACCTTCTTATGATGAAAAAGAACTTAAATTGAGAGATAGATTAATTAAGTTTTTTCAAAGTAATGAAAATGAAAGAAAGAACATACAATATTTGCTTGCTAAATTAGGTAAGAAAAGGAATTGTTTTATATCAGATTACTTTTATGACAAAGATAAAAAAAGAAATTCATCTTTACTTTATTATAGAATTTTAGCTGCTGTGCCTATTATATCATTGGTTATTACATTCATAAATGTTCATGTTGGTTTTGCCATAATGCTTGCAGCTGTGGCTATAAACATGTTTATATATTATAGTGAAGAGAAGAAAATTAAGTATAAATTAGAAGCTTTTAAGTATATAGTGAAGATAGTTAAGTATGCACAATTGATTTCAAAAGAAGAAATAGAAGAATTAAAAGACTATAATGAAAAGTTAAATGAAGCCCTTAAATCAATGAAATCTATCAGAAAAGCATCATTTAATTCAAGCAATAATGCCACAGATATGGGATTAGTAATGGAATATATAAGCATAATGTTTCTTACAGATTTAATTAATTATGAAAAAGTATCCAATAAACTTGTAGAAAGAAGTAGAGAATTTAAAATTATATTTGAAGTTATAGGTATTATAGATAGTTGTATATCTATTGCTGCTTATAGAGAGAGAATTGGAGAATATGTTACTCCTGAGTTAATTAAGTGTGGTAAAAAGACAGAACACATTAACATCTTTAAAGATATCAGTCATCCTCTTATAGAGAATACAGTAGTTAATTCTATAGAAATGTCAGACTCAATTTTAATTACAGGATCTAACGCTTCAGGAAAATCAACTTTTTTGAAGACTTTAGCTATAAATATTATTTTTGCACAAACCATATATACATGTCTTGCAAAGGAATTTAAATGCTGTTATTTTAGAATATATACTTCCATGGCATTAAAGGATAACATATTTAATAATGAAAGTTATTATATTGCAGAAACTAAGTCATTAAAGAGAATTATTGATAGTTTAAATGAAGATATACCAACAATATGCTTTGTAGATGAAATTTTAAGAGGAACCAATACTGTAGAGAGGATATCGGCTTCTTCACAGGTTTTAAAATATTTAACTTTAAATAATTGTGTATGTGTTGCTGCAACTCATGATGTAGAACTTACTCACATACTTGAAAGATATTTTTCTAATTATCATTTTCAAGAAAATATTGCAGATAACGAAATAACTTTTGATTATAAAATACATGAAGGAAGATCAACTACTCAAAATGCTATAAAGCTTTTGGGAATTTTAGGTTACACCGATGATATTGTTGAAAAAGCACAACAAAAAGCAAATGTATTTTTAAAAGATGGTGTTTGGGAAGCAGAATAA
- a CDS encoding PH domain-containing protein, giving the protein MEQEHKISKDAVKVFRIKEFIGVVIIFLVFVAFFKFAPNFKFKNIVSGIFVAIIVLNFVSALIFPKIEYKNWSYYMEKDKVILRYGVFVIKTVVIPIKRIQYVDTSTGPILSYFQLTNLAIYTAGGRYEIPALIDDIAKELQNAITSSVVRSLDEDEI; this is encoded by the coding sequence ATGGAACAAGAACACAAAATTTCAAAGGATGCTGTTAAAGTTTTTAGAATTAAAGAATTTATTGGAGTGGTTATAATATTTTTAGTATTTGTAGCATTTTTTAAATTTGCACCCAATTTTAAATTTAAGAATATTGTATCAGGTATTTTTGTTGCAATTATAGTATTGAATTTTGTAAGTGCACTAATTTTTCCAAAGATAGAGTATAAAAATTGGTCATATTACATGGAAAAGGACAAGGTAATACTTAGATATGGAGTATTCGTAATAAAGACTGTAGTAATTCCTATAAAAAGAATACAATATGTGGATACATCTACAGGACCAATACTTTCATATTTTCAACTTACAAATTTAGCTATATACACTGCAGGAGGTAGATATGAAATTCCAGCTTTAATAGACGATATAGCAAAAGAACTTCAAAATGCTATAACTAGTTCTGTAGTAAGGAGTTTAGATGAAGATGAAATATAA
- a CDS encoding PH domain-containing protein: protein MKYKKQHPYFFISKIISNLKEYIISFLIVIGAVITKGKNTKILFLIIALVVLIIIVMTIVSWKKNVYGFDETGMHVKEGVINRKSRYIPKDKIHTMDIDSKFVQRLFGVVTLKIDTAGGGKQTEVNLILSKEESENIREVLLSSNNIEENEEEKIITIQQQEKISHDDVKYKASVMDLIITAITSKYIMGGLLFIFVLYDKINNIIPKSFKNKLDSFGNKSAESVMAYKSIQLIVVLVIIALVITFIISIITTVITYYDFTIKRNGNKINITYGLFDKKSIIIPIYRIQSISIVEGILKKPFNAVSINIESVGYGKEKGESTILCPFLKKNQIDKFFREVLSEIEPKFEFSHSSSKAIMGYLLRASIIPVIITVFITWKFKYGFFSLIILPFFFLLGYYRQKNAGICIKENELIMQFRVLAKHIVIIQKKNVQSSIKSQNIFQRRSNLVNIKAAIQGEIVQKEYVVKGMNNSEFTKLQNWLLK from the coding sequence ATGAAATATAAAAAGCAACATCCATATTTTTTTATAAGTAAAATAATTAGTAATTTAAAGGAGTATATAATTTCATTTCTAATTGTAATAGGGGCTGTGATTACAAAAGGTAAGAATACTAAAATTTTATTCCTAATAATTGCCTTAGTTGTATTAATTATTATAGTAATGACCATAGTGAGTTGGAAAAAGAATGTATATGGTTTTGATGAAACTGGTATGCATGTTAAAGAAGGTGTAATAAATAGAAAATCAAGATATATACCTAAAGATAAAATACATACTATGGATATAGATTCTAAATTTGTTCAAAGGTTATTTGGAGTAGTTACACTTAAAATTGATACTGCAGGTGGTGGAAAACAAACTGAGGTTAACTTAATTTTAAGCAAAGAAGAATCAGAAAATATTAGGGAAGTTTTATTAAGCAGTAATAATATTGAGGAAAATGAAGAAGAAAAGATTATAACAATACAGCAACAAGAAAAAATTTCTCATGATGACGTAAAGTATAAGGCTTCAGTTATGGATTTAATTATTACTGCTATAACATCAAAATATATAATGGGAGGATTGTTGTTTATCTTTGTATTATATGACAAAATAAATAATATAATTCCCAAAAGTTTTAAAAATAAACTTGATAGTTTTGGGAATAAAAGTGCTGAGAGTGTGATGGCTTATAAATCAATTCAGTTAATAGTAGTACTTGTAATAATAGCGCTTGTAATAACATTTATTATATCTATTATTACTACAGTTATAACCTATTATGATTTTACAATAAAAAGAAATGGTAATAAAATAAACATAACTTATGGATTATTTGATAAAAAGTCAATCATAATTCCTATTTATAGAATACAAAGTATATCCATTGTAGAAGGAATACTAAAGAAACCTTTTAATGCTGTGTCAATTAACATTGAAAGTGTAGGTTATGGTAAGGAAAAGGGTGAATCTACCATTTTATGTCCATTTCTTAAGAAAAATCAAATAGATAAATTTTTTCGAGAAGTTCTAAGTGAAATAGAACCCAAATTTGAATTTTCTCATTCATCTAGTAAAGCAATTATGGGATATTTACTTAGAGCTAGTATAATTCCAGTGATAATAACGGTTTTTATTACATGGAAATTTAAATATGGATTTTTTAGTTTGATAATTTTACCTTTTTTCTTTTTACTAGGATATTATAGGCAAAAAAATGCAGGAATATGTATAAAAGAAAATGAATTAATTATGCAATTTAGGGTATTAGCAAAACACATAGTAATAATACAAAAGAAAAACGTCCAAAGCTCAATAAAGTCACAAAACATTTTTCAAAGAAGAAGTAATTTAGTTAATATAAAAGCGGCAATTCAAGGGGAAATTGTTCAAAAGGAATACGTTGTAAAAGGCATGAACAATAGTGAATTTACAAAATTACAAAATTGGCTGTTAAAATGA
- a CDS encoding iron-sulfur cluster biosynthesis family protein: MKVTIDEKTVEIIKNMLKEQNKTAVRIAKTGIACGGIQKEIVMDEEKENDDVVIDHDIKIVADKSISFFFTSALITHKEGINGIRFKII, from the coding sequence ATGAAAGTAACTATTGATGAAAAAACAGTTGAAATTATAAAAAATATGTTAAAAGAACAGAATAAGACTGCAGTGAGAATTGCTAAAACAGGTATTGCTTGTGGAGGAATACAAAAGGAAATAGTTATGGATGAAGAAAAAGAAAATGATGATGTAGTGATAGATCATGATATTAAAATTGTAGCAGACAAAAGTATTTCTTTCTTTTTTACTAGTGCACTGATAACTCATAAAGAAGGCATTAATGGGATAAGATTTAAAATAATATAA
- the trpE gene encoding anthranilate synthase component I — MMNLSEKEFYHYKSLKKNFPLFMKVNGDEITPIGIYYNLNGKNKFLLESIYSENEIGRYSFAGMNPYRKVKSYGKSIVVEDENGLKSVKGNVLEYIKKYLNESYEALGLSIPFVGGGIGYVGYDVIRQYERLPNENQDIIKTPETYIMFYKVFICYDHFKHEIYLTYNVNADEEKDYKNIVSYLKKLKELIVRGNAIHELKEANNEKSVISNVTKEKYCTMVEKAKEYIKAGDIFQVVLSQRLKIKSTSKPFDVYRRLRSKNPSPYLFYIDFEEFKIAGSSPESLVAVKKERVITNPIAGTRIRGKNPEEDLKFKDELLKDEKEKAEHLMLVDLGRNDIGKISKFGSVKLDKFMDVDFYSHVMHIVSKVSGNIRDDLHYLDALKSCLPVGTVSGAPKIRAMEIIDELENTKRGIYSGAVGYFSLNGNMDTCIAIRTILFKDSYAYVQAGAGIVYDSIPENEYKETLNKAMAMIEVI; from the coding sequence ATAATGAATTTATCAGAAAAAGAATTTTACCATTATAAGAGTTTGAAAAAAAACTTTCCTCTATTTATGAAAGTAAATGGAGATGAGATTACTCCCATAGGAATTTATTATAACTTAAATGGAAAAAATAAATTTTTGCTTGAAAGCATATATTCTGAAAATGAAATAGGAAGGTATTCTTTTGCGGGAATGAACCCTTATAGGAAGGTGAAGAGTTATGGAAAAAGCATAGTTGTAGAAGATGAAAACGGATTAAAAAGTGTAAAAGGCAATGTATTAGAGTATATAAAAAAATATTTGAATGAGAGTTATGAGGCATTAGGGCTTTCTATACCATTTGTAGGAGGAGGCATAGGATATGTTGGATATGACGTAATAAGACAATATGAAAGACTACCCAATGAAAATCAAGATATCATAAAAACTCCAGAAACCTATATTATGTTTTACAAAGTTTTCATTTGTTATGATCATTTTAAACATGAGATTTATTTAACTTATAATGTCAATGCAGATGAAGAAAAGGATTATAAAAATATAGTAAGTTATTTAAAAAAGTTAAAAGAACTTATAGTTAGAGGTAATGCAATACATGAGTTAAAAGAAGCAAATAATGAAAAAAGTGTAATTTCAAATGTAACAAAAGAAAAATATTGTACTATGGTTGAAAAAGCAAAGGAATATATAAAGGCAGGAGATATATTTCAGGTAGTTTTATCGCAAAGGCTTAAAATTAAAAGTACATCAAAGCCCTTTGATGTATATAGAAGATTGAGAAGTAAAAATCCGTCACCTTATTTATTTTATATAGATTTTGAAGAATTTAAAATAGCAGGTTCATCACCAGAAAGTTTAGTTGCAGTAAAAAAAGAAAGAGTGATTACCAATCCTATAGCAGGAACGAGGATTAGAGGAAAAAATCCAGAGGAAGATTTGAAATTTAAAGATGAACTCTTAAAGGATGAAAAAGAAAAGGCAGAACATTTAATGTTAGTAGATCTAGGAAGAAATGATATAGGAAAAATAAGCAAGTTTGGCAGCGTAAAACTAGATAAATTTATGGATGTAGATTTTTATTCTCATGTTATGCATATAGTTTCAAAGGTTTCAGGAAATATAAGAGATGATTTGCATTATTTGGATGCTCTAAAATCCTGTTTACCTGTGGGTACAGTATCTGGAGCACCAAAAATAAGAGCTATGGAGATAATTGATGAATTAGAAAATACAAAACGAGGAATTTATTCAGGTGCAGTTGGATATTTTTCACTTAATGGCAATATGGATACCTGTATTGCAATAAGAACTATATTATTCAAAGATAGTTATGCATATGTTCAAGCTGGTGCAGGTATTGTTTATGACTCTATACCTGAAAATGAATATAAAGAAACATTAAATAAGGCTATGGCTATGATAGAGGTGATATAA
- a CDS encoding anthranilate synthase component II, with amino-acid sequence MILLIDNYDSFTYNLYQYIGEIYKNIKVVRNDEISLEDVGKLNPEGIILSPGPGIPENAGICIDTIKSFGRRIPILGICLGHQAIGCAYGGKVVRANNIMHGKTSKISIKQNKLFEDLKSSMTVMRYHSLVIEKNTFPAELIITGESLDDGEIMAIKHKKYEVYGLQFHPESILTENGKVMIKNFVKEICNVTGNN; translated from the coding sequence ATGATACTTTTGATAGATAATTATGATTCATTTACTTATAATCTTTACCAGTATATTGGTGAAATATATAAAAATATAAAAGTTGTTAGGAATGATGAAATATCTTTGGAGGATGTAGGAAAATTAAATCCAGAAGGAATTATATTGTCACCAGGACCTGGAATCCCTGAAAATGCTGGAATATGTATAGATACAATAAAAAGCTTTGGGAGGAGAATTCCTATTTTAGGTATATGCCTTGGACATCAAGCTATAGGATGTGCTTATGGAGGAAAAGTAGTAAGAGCTAATAATATAATGCATGGAAAGACTTCTAAAATAAGCATAAAGCAAAACAAGTTGTTTGAAGATTTGAAAAGTTCTATGACAGTTATGAGATATCATTCTCTTGTAATAGAAAAAAATACATTTCCAGCAGAACTTATTATAACTGGTGAAAGTTTAGATGATGGTGAAATAATGGCAATTAAGCACAAGAAATATGAAGTTTATGGACTTCAATTTCATCCAGAATCCATTCTTACTGAAAATGGTAAAGTAATGATAAAAAATTTTGTAAAGGAGATTTGTAATGTTACAGGAAATAATTAA